In Asterias rubens chromosome 17, eAstRub1.3, whole genome shotgun sequence, a genomic segment contains:
- the LOC117301248 gene encoding sulfotransferase family cytosolic 1B member 1-like — protein MDSTKTEKEKGHGPGSHNSVEIEGVSWPPLVSKESLKAIKNFDVRNDDVWIASYPKAGTHWVAEICHLILNNGDLEKVDRQQEPLPLEFEAMATISELAKFGGTERLPRYRAAPGWKSPRVIVTHVPRSFLPDQLLKEKKGKIITPVRNLKDTMVSYYHFYKGMMAHKLKDLTFAESLEVNCFGDKINYSSWFDHVLEYWEHRHDDGNLVLKYEDMKRDTRGAVIQIADHLERPLSDEVIDKITGLVSMEKMKTRYHVAGEPREFKDDGTAIKSGAPNLMRKGIVGDWKSAFTVAQNERVDELYREKMKDTDLEFDFGL, from the exons ATGGATTCTACCAAAACTGAAAAGGAAAAGGGTCATGGACCTGGTAGTCACAATTCAGTAGAGATTGAAGGCGTCAGTTGGCCGCCTTTAGTGTCTAAAGAAAGTTTAAAGGCAATCAAAAACTTTGATGTCCGGAACGATGATGTTTGGATTGCTTCTTATCCGAAAGCAG GCACTCACTGGGTCGCTGAAATATGTCATCTCATTCTGAACAACGGTGACTTAGAGAAAGTCGACAGACAGCAAGAGCCCTTACCCCTAGAGTTTGAAGCCATGGCGACGATCAGCGAGTTGGCAAAGTTTGGTGGGACAGAGCGGCTTCCACGATACCGAGCAGCTCCGGGATGGAAATCTCCTCGTGTTATCGTCACTCACGTCCCAAGAAGCTTCCTCCCGGACCAActtttgaaagagaaaaaaggaaag ATTATAACACCCGTTCGAAACCTAAAGGACACAATGGTTTCATATTACCATTTCTACAAAGGCATGATGGCACACAAACTAAAGGATTTAACATTTGCAGAAAGTTTGGAGGTGAACTGTTTTGGAGACAAAA ttaaCTATTCATCCTGGTTTGATCATGTGCTTGAATATTGGGAACATCGTCATGACGATGGAAATCTGGTTCTTAAATATGAAGACATGAAACGA GACACACGAGGAGCCGTCATTCAGATAGCAGACCACCTAGAGCGCCCTCTATCAGATGAAGTGATTGATAAAATAACAGGTTTGGTTTCTATGGAGAAGATGAAAACAAGATATCATGTAGCTGGTGAACCTAGAGAGTTTAAGGACGATGGGACAGCCATCAAAAGTGGTGCACCAAACCTCATGCGAAAAG GAATTGTCGGAGATTGGAAGTCTGCGTTCACTGTGGCTCAGAATGAGAGAGTGGATGAACTCTACAGAGAGAAGATGAAAGACACAGATCTGGAGTTTGATTTTGGTCTATAA
- the LOC117301528 gene encoding 39S ribosomal protein L17, mitochondrial-like, translating into MRHGKIYRRMAGGPKQRINLLRHLVTTLVKFERLEAPYGKAHETQKYAERLINIAKRGDTDEEAMKIADFWLSDKRQVHKLFKVLAPRFASRQSNYTQLHRVPGYEGERNIAMAFLEYCGNPYPPLQPIKKKNPNWILNILIREGIKDLKATGVLQGAGNHFKSVASNNGSTELKGLETALGDLQLGVSQEGAVDDKQVNVPKDGTPV; encoded by the exons ATGAGGCATGGTAAGATCTACCGTCGGATGGCTGGAGGGCCAAAACAACGAATAAATTTACTTCGACATTTGGTGACTACGCTTGTGAAGTTTGAACGATTGGAGGCGCCCTATGGAAAGGCACATGAAACTCAGAAATATGCAGAGAGG CTGATTAATATTGCCAAGAGAGGAGACACCGACGAAGAGGCGATGAAGATTGCAGATTTTTGGCTCTCG GACAAGAGACAAGTACACAAGCTCTTCAAAGTTCTAGCGCCTCGCTTCGCAAGCCGACAGAGCAACTACACGCAACTCCATCGAGTACCCGGCTACGAAGGAGAGAGAAATATCGCAATGGCGTTCTTAGAATACTGTGGCAACCCGTACCCACCTCTTCAGCCAATCAAAAAGAAGAACCCAAATTGGATTTTGAATATTCTCATCCGGGAAGGGATAAAAGATTTGAAAGCAACTGGTGTCCTCCAAGGAGCTGGTAACCATTTTAAGTCCGTTGCATCGAACAATGGGTCCACAGAACTGAAAGGACTTGAAACAGCTCTAGGAGATTTGCAACTTGGagtgtcacaagagggcgctgttgatgaTAAGCAGGTTAATGTGCCAAAGGATGGCACTCCTGTATGA